Proteins encoded in a region of the Pseudomonas sp. PDNC002 genome:
- a CDS encoding phosphatidate cytidylyltransferase: protein MNQTWLLFAGIGGILVLASLVGAVLRWRAPAGPHAVIDNLNARINAWWVMVAVIGCAFALGYWAVILLFYGVSFYALREFLTLMPTRRSDYPALVAAFYFVLPMQYLLIGIQWYGLFSIFIPVYVFLLLPILASLGGDSKHFLERASKVQWALMLAVFCISYVPALLTLNIEGYEGRNLLLIAFLVIVVQLSDVLQYVCGKLFGKRKIAPNLSPSKTLEGFVGGVALATLIGGALWWITPFAFWQALLIALMINILGFFGGLVMSAIKRDRGVKDWGHMIEGHGGMLDRLDSVCFAAPVFFHFVRYWWT, encoded by the coding sequence ATGAACCAGACCTGGCTGCTGTTCGCCGGTATCGGCGGCATTCTCGTTCTCGCCTCGCTGGTCGGCGCGGTACTGCGCTGGCGCGCGCCGGCGGGGCCGCACGCGGTGATCGACAACCTCAACGCGCGGATCAACGCCTGGTGGGTGATGGTCGCGGTGATCGGCTGCGCCTTCGCCCTCGGCTACTGGGCGGTGATCCTGCTGTTCTATGGTGTGTCATTCTACGCCCTGCGCGAGTTCCTCACGCTGATGCCGACCCGGCGCAGCGATTACCCGGCGCTGGTCGCGGCCTTCTACTTCGTGCTGCCGATGCAGTACCTGTTGATCGGCATCCAGTGGTATGGGCTGTTCTCCATCTTCATTCCGGTCTATGTATTCCTGCTGCTGCCGATCCTCGCCTCGCTGGGCGGCGACTCCAAGCACTTCCTCGAACGCGCCTCGAAGGTGCAGTGGGCGCTGATGCTGGCGGTGTTCTGCATCTCCTACGTGCCGGCGCTGCTGACCCTGAACATCGAGGGTTACGAGGGCCGCAACCTGCTGCTGATCGCCTTCCTGGTGATCGTCGTGCAGTTGTCGGATGTGCTGCAGTACGTCTGCGGCAAGCTCTTCGGCAAGCGCAAGATCGCCCCCAACCTGTCGCCGTCCAAAACCCTGGAAGGCTTCGTCGGAGGCGTGGCGCTGGCCACGTTGATCGGTGGCGCGTTGTGGTGGATCACCCCGTTCGCCTTCTGGCAGGCACTGCTGATCGCGCTGATGATCAACATCCTCGGCTTCTTCGGCGGCCTGGTGATGTCGGCGATCAAGCGCGACCGCGGGGTGAAGGACTGGGGCCACATGATCGAAGGCCACGGCGGCATGCTCGACCGCCTGGACTCGGTGTGCTTCGCGGCGCCGGTGTTCTTCCACTTCGTGCGGTATTGGTGGACCTGA
- the flgA gene encoding flagellar basal body P-ring formation chaperone FlgA, with translation MPTPEYRFMPLIYKDLRSGKNSARNAPFPLSTRRATGCGKALSACFLLLLPALAHAHAHAQDARAQLDAAAQQQVAAELKEAARKAGWKGMTFTVNNNLPNSLGKLAACPGSPQLRVLETPTAVTARRRFEASCTGQAGWPVTFISQPTVYLPTVVASGEIERGQTLDAAQLKLAPVELGKSSRGYFTDITEVAGKTARRRIRADQPLTPALLDGAMLVRRGQQVKIVASQDGIQASAVGEALANGKQDEVIRVKNLRSQKVIEAKVMASGEVSSIF, from the coding sequence ATGCCCACCCCGGAATATCGCTTCATGCCGTTGATTTACAAGGACTTACGCTCAGGAAAGAACAGCGCGCGCAACGCGCCTTTTCCGCTTTCGACGCGCCGCGCGACGGGATGCGGAAAGGCCCTTTCCGCCTGCTTCCTCCTGCTGCTGCCCGCCCTCGCGCACGCGCACGCGCACGCGCAGGATGCACGTGCGCAACTCGACGCCGCAGCGCAGCAGCAGGTCGCCGCCGAGCTGAAGGAAGCCGCACGCAAAGCCGGATGGAAAGGCATGACTTTCACGGTGAACAACAACCTGCCCAACAGCCTCGGCAAGCTCGCTGCCTGCCCTGGCAGCCCGCAGCTGCGCGTGCTCGAAACGCCTACTGCGGTTACCGCGCGACGACGCTTCGAAGCCTCCTGCACAGGGCAAGCCGGCTGGCCGGTGACCTTCATCAGCCAACCCACCGTGTACCTGCCGACCGTGGTCGCCAGCGGCGAGATCGAGCGCGGTCAGACGCTGGACGCGGCGCAGCTCAAGCTCGCGCCGGTGGAGCTCGGCAAGAGCTCGCGGGGTTACTTCACCGATATCACCGAGGTGGCCGGCAAGACTGCCCGCCGGCGCATTCGCGCCGACCAGCCGCTGACGCCGGCGCTGCTCGACGGCGCCATGCTGGTGCGCCGCGGCCAGCAGGTGAAGATCGTCGCCAGCCAGGATGGCATCCAGGCCAGCGCCGTCGGCGAGGCGCTGGCGAACGGCAAGCAGGACGAGGTGATCCGGGTGAAGAACCTGCGCAGCCAGAAGGTCATCGAGGCGAAGGTAATGGCGTCGGGTGAGGTGAGTAGCATCTTCTGA
- the flgB gene encoding flagellar basal body rod protein FlgB — translation MSIRFDETLGIHERALSLHMQRSEILASNLANEDTPGFKARDIDFAAEMQRQGNPSALLASAGPQSMELKYRIPNQPSQDGNSVELATEQAEFSRNAMDFQTSLTFLTMKFRGLKQAIEGR, via the coding sequence ATGAGTATACGGTTTGACGAGACCCTGGGTATCCACGAGAGAGCCCTCTCGCTGCACATGCAGCGCAGCGAAATCCTGGCCTCCAACCTGGCCAACGAAGACACCCCCGGCTTCAAGGCGCGGGACATCGATTTCGCCGCCGAGATGCAGCGCCAGGGCAATCCGTCGGCATTGCTGGCCAGCGCGGGCCCGCAATCGATGGAGCTGAAGTACCGCATTCCCAACCAGCCTTCCCAGGACGGCAACAGCGTCGAGCTGGCCACCGAGCAGGCGGAGTTCTCGCGCAACGCGATGGATTTCCAGACCAGCCTGACCTTCCTGACCATGAAATTCCGCGGCCTCAAGCAGGCCATCGAGGGACGCTGA
- the flgC gene encoding flagellar basal body rod protein FlgC: protein MAFDSIYRIAGSSMNAQTVRLNTVASNLANADSAAAKPDDVYQARKPMFAAVYENDQLTRSAGMGGAHVQVLDVVTSGRAPQRRYEPGSPLADATGYVYYPDVNEIEEMTDMMSATRSFETGVEVLNRVKSMQSSLLKLGDA, encoded by the coding sequence ATGGCATTCGATTCCATCTACCGCATCGCCGGCTCGTCGATGAACGCGCAGACCGTGCGCCTGAACACCGTGGCCAGCAACCTGGCCAACGCCGACTCCGCCGCCGCCAAGCCCGACGACGTGTACCAGGCGCGCAAGCCGATGTTCGCCGCCGTCTACGAGAACGACCAGCTCACCCGCAGCGCCGGCATGGGCGGCGCCCACGTGCAGGTGCTCGACGTGGTCACCTCCGGCCGTGCCCCGCAGCGCCGCTACGAGCCGGGCAGCCCGCTGGCCGACGCCACCGGCTACGTCTACTACCCCGACGTCAACGAGATCGAAGAGATGACCGACATGATGTCCGCCACCCGCAGCTTCGAGACCGGTGTGGAAGTGCTCAACCGGGTGAAGAGCATGCAGTCCAGCCTGCTGAAACTGGGAGACGCCTGA
- a CDS encoding flagellar hook capping FlgD N-terminal domain-containing protein, producing the protein MSTVNNDTSGTSTNGTSSGTPKQAVNLGEMGDMENSFITLLVAQVQYQDPTKPVDSTEFINQYSAMAQVKSMQNMTTLQQNNLVLMDNLQTLTAAGLVGQEVKVSADSLQLDGDKVSGQINLEHASATTVLQLTDANGVRTDITLGPQEPGAVPFTVDPEALGLKPGKYTLAVKTESGETPGIEVSGLVHNVRVSADGPVLDVAGAGSVPFYKIVEFSQGQAA; encoded by the coding sequence ATGAGCACGGTGAACAACGACACCAGCGGTACCAGCACCAACGGCACATCGTCCGGCACGCCCAAGCAGGCGGTGAATCTCGGCGAGATGGGTGACATGGAGAACAGCTTCATCACCCTGCTGGTCGCCCAGGTGCAGTACCAGGATCCGACCAAGCCGGTGGACAGCACCGAGTTCATCAACCAGTACTCGGCCATGGCGCAGGTGAAGAGCATGCAGAACATGACCACCCTGCAGCAGAACAACCTGGTGCTGATGGACAACCTGCAGACCCTCACCGCCGCCGGCCTGGTCGGCCAGGAAGTGAAGGTCAGCGCCGACAGCCTGCAGCTGGACGGCGACAAGGTCAGTGGGCAGATCAACCTGGAACACGCCTCGGCCACCACGGTGCTGCAGCTCACCGATGCCAACGGTGTGCGCACCGACATCACCCTCGGCCCGCAGGAGCCGGGTGCCGTGCCCTTCACCGTGGACCCCGAAGCCCTCGGCCTGAAGCCGGGCAAATACACGCTGGCGGTGAAGACCGAGAGCGGTGAGACGCCGGGCATCGAAGTGTCCGGGTTGGTCCACAACGTCCGCGTCAGCGCCGACGGCCCGGTGCTGGATGTCGCGGGCGCCGGTTCCGTGCCGTTCTACAAGATCGTCGAATTCAGTCAGGGCCAGGCCGCCTGA
- the flgE gene encoding flagellar hook protein FlgE has product MSFNIALTGLNAVTQQLDTISNNIANSGTVGFKSSRTEFGSVYADTKGMGVEVTGTTQSISQGGSLVSTNRNLDLAISGGGFFVVKSGNGDTQYTRAGVFSQDNANYLINATGQRLQGYPTDAAGNLLVGTVSDLQVKTANLPAKATDKLEFVANLDSNEKVPTVAPFDPQNVATYNSTYTSKIYDSQGKEHTLTQYFVLTGSNTWDAHYAVDGNAVGATQSLTFAPDGSLSTPIAAVPVSFNLPGVNPMNIALDYTGTSQYGSDFIVTTNRTTGYAAGEQTGIAVENDGKVYVNYSNGQRMLQGQVALANFVNTGGLQNQSGTAWTETSASGAPLIGVPGIGQFGSLSAGNLEGSNVDITQQLVGLMEGQRNYQANTKVMTTDKELTQVLFSAI; this is encoded by the coding sequence ATGAGCTTCAACATCGCCCTGACCGGCCTGAACGCGGTCACCCAGCAGCTGGACACCATCAGCAACAACATCGCCAACTCCGGCACCGTCGGCTTCAAGTCCTCGCGCACCGAGTTCGGCAGCGTCTACGCCGATACCAAGGGCATGGGAGTGGAAGTCACCGGCACCACCCAGAGCATCAGCCAGGGCGGCTCGCTGGTGTCGACCAACCGCAACCTCGACCTGGCCATCTCCGGTGGCGGCTTCTTCGTCGTCAAGAGCGGCAATGGCGACACCCAGTACACCCGCGCCGGGGTGTTCAGCCAGGACAACGCCAACTACCTGATCAACGCCACCGGCCAGCGCCTGCAGGGCTACCCGACCGACGCGGCCGGCAACCTGCTGGTGGGCACCGTGTCCGACCTGCAGGTGAAGACCGCCAACCTGCCGGCCAAGGCCACCGACAAGCTGGAGTTCGTCGCCAACCTCGACTCCAACGAGAAGGTGCCGACCGTTGCGCCGTTCGATCCGCAGAACGTGGCGACCTACAACTCCACCTACACCAGCAAGATCTACGACTCGCAGGGCAAGGAGCACACGCTGACCCAGTACTTCGTACTGACCGGCAGCAACACCTGGGACGCGCATTACGCAGTGGATGGCAATGCCGTGGGCGCCACCCAGTCGCTGACCTTCGCCCCGGACGGCTCGCTGTCCACGCCGATCGCCGCGGTGCCGGTGAGCTTCAACCTGCCGGGCGTCAACCCGATGAACATCGCCCTCGACTACACCGGCACCAGCCAGTACGGCTCGGACTTCATCGTCACCACCAACCGCACCACCGGTTACGCCGCCGGCGAGCAGACCGGCATCGCGGTGGAGAACGACGGCAAGGTCTACGTCAACTACAGCAACGGCCAGCGCATGCTGCAGGGCCAGGTCGCGTTGGCCAACTTCGTCAACACCGGCGGCCTGCAGAACCAGAGCGGCACCGCCTGGACCGAGACCTCCGCCTCCGGCGCCCCGCTGATCGGCGTGCCCGGCATCGGCCAGTTCGGCTCGCTGTCGGCCGGCAACCTGGAAGGCTCCAACGTCGACATCACCCAGCAACTGGTGGGCCTGATGGAAGGCCAGCGCAACTACCAGGCGAACACCAAGGTGATGACCACCGACAAGGAACTCACCCAAGTGCTGTTCTCGGCCATCTAA
- a CDS encoding flagellar basal body rod protein FlgF, with the protein MDRLGYTAMTAASRSMSALDIRANNLANVNTPGFRADLEHATAVDVSGAGYDSRHLARIESSGVDMSAGTLMATGRDLDVAIQGQGLLAVQSGNGEAYTRQGNLEIDADRQLMINGRVVLGEGGPITLPEYDAIAIGSDGTISVMPRGDFMMTDVDRLKLVDAPAASLVKNAQGLLVSKDGQNVAASDDVRLVSGHLEQSNVSAIDQLVGTMSLNRRFETQVKMMKAASDLAEAGDRMIRGA; encoded by the coding sequence ATGGATCGTCTCGGCTACACCGCGATGACGGCGGCCAGCCGCAGCATGTCTGCGCTGGACATCCGCGCCAACAACCTGGCCAACGTCAACACCCCCGGCTTCCGCGCCGACCTGGAGCACGCCACCGCTGTGGACGTGAGCGGCGCCGGCTACGACAGCCGCCACCTGGCGCGCATCGAGAGCAGCGGCGTCGACATGAGCGCCGGCACCCTGATGGCTACCGGGCGCGACCTCGACGTCGCCATCCAGGGCCAGGGCCTGCTCGCCGTGCAGAGCGGCAACGGCGAGGCGTACACGCGCCAGGGCAACCTGGAAATCGACGCCGACCGCCAGCTGATGATCAACGGCCGCGTCGTGCTCGGCGAGGGCGGCCCGATCACCCTGCCCGAGTACGACGCCATCGCCATCGGCAGCGACGGCACCATCTCGGTGATGCCGCGCGGCGATTTCATGATGACCGACGTCGACCGCCTCAAATTGGTGGACGCGCCGGCCGCGTCGCTGGTGAAGAACGCCCAGGGCCTGCTGGTGAGCAAGGACGGCCAGAACGTCGCCGCCAGCGACGACGTACGCCTGGTCTCCGGGCACCTGGAGCAGAGCAACGTTTCGGCCATCGACCAGTTGGTGGGCACCATGAGCCTGAACCGGCGGTTCGAGACCCAGGTGAAGATGATGAAGGCCGCCTCGGATCTCGCCGAGGCTGGCGACCGCATGATCCGTGGCGCGTAA
- the flgG gene encoding flagellar basal-body rod protein FlgG has translation MSSALWVSKTGLAAQDTAMSTVANNLANVNTVGFKSDRAVFEDLFYQVQLQPGAQADQVNTVPSGIQLGSGVRVVGTQKVFTEGSMQTTGQPMDLAIVGSGFFQVEAPNGDTYYTENGQLQLNNEGIVVNAQGLPLTPNIEVPAGASRFTVGSDGIVTAILPGETLPTELGQITLVSFTNPAGLEALGGNLYKETAASGEPQEGTPGEEGLGTLKQGVLEGSNVQVVEAMVNMIAIQRAYEANAKVLDAASGMQQFLNQTV, from the coding sequence ATGAGTTCGGCACTTTGGGTCAGCAAGACCGGCCTGGCGGCACAGGACACCGCGATGTCCACCGTGGCCAACAACCTGGCCAACGTGAACACCGTCGGCTTCAAGAGCGACCGCGCGGTGTTCGAGGACCTGTTCTACCAGGTGCAACTGCAACCCGGCGCCCAGGCTGACCAGGTCAACACCGTGCCCTCCGGCATCCAGTTGGGCAGCGGCGTGCGCGTCGTCGGCACGCAGAAGGTGTTCACCGAAGGCAGCATGCAGACCACCGGGCAACCGATGGACCTGGCCATCGTCGGCAGCGGCTTCTTCCAGGTCGAGGCGCCCAACGGCGACACCTACTACACCGAGAACGGCCAGCTGCAGCTGAACAACGAAGGCATCGTGGTCAACGCCCAGGGCCTGCCGCTGACACCGAACATCGAAGTGCCGGCCGGCGCCAGCCGCTTTACCGTCGGTAGCGACGGCATCGTCACCGCCATCCTTCCCGGCGAGACGCTGCCCACCGAGCTGGGCCAGATCACCCTGGTCAGCTTCACCAACCCGGCCGGCCTGGAAGCCCTCGGCGGCAACCTCTACAAGGAAACCGCCGCCAGCGGCGAGCCGCAGGAAGGCACGCCGGGCGAGGAAGGCCTGGGCACGCTCAAGCAGGGCGTGCTGGAAGGCTCCAACGTGCAGGTGGTGGAAGCCATGGTGAACATGATCGCCATCCAGCGCGCCTACGAGGCCAACGCCAAAGTGCTCGACGCCGCGTCGGGCATGCAGCAGTTCCTCAACCAGACGGTCTGA
- the flgH gene encoding flagellar basal body L-ring protein FlgH, translating into MTRLALLLALALLAGCQSFNEMLPDEDSSLYQPPELDYSLPPTTSGGLFRSGYGGSLLRDKRAIGVGDIVTVVLSESTQSSKSAGTSFGKKSSLDVPVPTILTKEYGGLETSATANRDFNGSAKSSQQNTLTGSIAVTVHKVLPGGVLLVKGEKSLRLNQGDEFIRLTGLVRLDDINRANQVSSQNVANAKISYAGRGVLNDSNSAGWLTRFFTHPLFPM; encoded by the coding sequence ATGACGCGCCTTGCCCTGCTGCTCGCCCTGGCGCTGCTCGCCGGCTGCCAGAGCTTCAACGAGATGCTGCCGGACGAGGATTCCTCGCTCTACCAGCCGCCGGAGCTGGACTACAGCCTGCCGCCCACCACCAGCGGCGGGCTGTTCCGTTCCGGCTACGGCGGCTCGCTGCTGCGCGACAAGCGCGCCATCGGCGTGGGCGACATCGTCACCGTGGTGCTCAGCGAGTCCACCCAGTCGAGCAAGAGCGCGGGCACCAGCTTCGGCAAGAAATCCAGCCTGGACGTGCCGGTGCCGACCATCCTGACCAAGGAGTACGGCGGCCTGGAAACCTCGGCCACGGCCAACCGCGATTTCAACGGCTCGGCGAAGAGCTCGCAGCAGAACACCCTCACCGGCTCCATCGCGGTGACCGTGCACAAGGTGCTGCCCGGCGGCGTGTTGCTGGTGAAGGGCGAGAAGTCGCTGCGCCTGAACCAGGGCGACGAGTTCATCCGCCTCACCGGCCTGGTGCGCCTGGACGACATCAACCGCGCCAACCAGGTGTCCTCGCAGAACGTCGCCAACGCCAAGATTTCCTACGCCGGGCGCGGCGTGCTCAACGACAGCAACTCGGCCGGCTGGCTGACGCGCTTCTTCACCCATCCGCTGTTCCCGATGTAA
- a CDS encoding flagellar basal body P-ring protein FlgI: protein MRRTLGRLLATACLFWQAEALAIPLLDLVDIEGVRENQLIGYGLVVGLDGTGDKNQVKFTNQSVANMLKQFGVNLPPNVDPKLKNVAAVSVTASVPPSYSAGQTIDVTVSSLGDAKSLRGGLLLMTPLQGVDGEVYALAQGNLVVGGLHAQGQSGSSVSINSANSGLIPNGATIERMIPSDFTQRPDVMLNVRKPSFQTATQVMNAVNERFGSGTATALDGTKVSVRAPVSSAQRTSFMAMLEGMEVQEGRTRPKVVFNSRTGTVVVGQGVRVKAAAVAHGTLTVTISENPQVSQPGPFSNGTTAVTPQSDVSVSQDKKPMFKWPEGTSLESIINTVNSLGATPDDVMSILQALEQAGALNAELVVI, encoded by the coding sequence ATGCGTAGAACCCTTGGCCGCCTGCTGGCGACGGCCTGCCTGTTCTGGCAGGCCGAGGCGCTGGCCATCCCGCTGCTCGACCTGGTCGACATCGAAGGCGTGCGCGAGAACCAACTGATCGGCTACGGCCTGGTGGTTGGCCTGGACGGCACCGGCGACAAGAACCAGGTGAAGTTCACCAACCAGTCGGTGGCCAACATGCTCAAGCAGTTCGGCGTGAACCTGCCGCCGAACGTCGATCCGAAACTGAAGAACGTCGCCGCGGTGAGCGTCACCGCCAGCGTGCCGCCGTCCTACAGCGCCGGGCAGACCATCGACGTCACCGTGTCCTCGCTGGGCGACGCCAAGAGCCTGCGCGGCGGCCTGCTGCTGATGACGCCGCTGCAGGGTGTGGACGGCGAAGTCTATGCGCTGGCCCAGGGCAATCTCGTGGTTGGCGGCCTGCACGCGCAGGGGCAGAGCGGCTCCAGTGTGTCGATCAACAGCGCCAACAGTGGCCTGATTCCCAACGGGGCGACCATCGAGCGGATGATCCCCAGCGACTTCACCCAGCGCCCGGACGTGATGCTCAACGTGCGCAAGCCCAGCTTCCAGACCGCCACCCAGGTGATGAACGCGGTGAACGAGCGTTTCGGCTCCGGCACGGCCACTGCGCTGGACGGCACCAAGGTGTCGGTGCGCGCGCCGGTCAGCAGCGCCCAACGCACCAGCTTCATGGCCATGCTCGAAGGCATGGAGGTGCAGGAAGGCCGCACCCGGCCCAAGGTCGTCTTCAACAGCCGCACCGGCACCGTGGTGGTCGGCCAGGGCGTGCGCGTGAAGGCCGCCGCCGTGGCCCACGGCACGCTCACCGTGACCATCAGCGAGAACCCCCAGGTCAGCCAGCCGGGGCCCTTCTCCAACGGCACCACGGCGGTCACCCCGCAGTCGGATGTGTCGGTCAGCCAGGACAAGAAGCCGATGTTCAAGTGGCCCGAGGGCACCAGCCTGGAAAGCATCATCAACACGGTGAACAGCCTGGGCGCCACGCCGGACGACGTGATGAGCATCCTCCAGGCGCTGGAGCAGGCCGGCGCGCTGAATGCCGAGCTGGTGGTGATCTGA
- a CDS encoding transglycosylase SLT domain-containing protein has translation MSITSLNRPIVPTGQPGESPEAIRREQLQAASEQFEAMFLQQILKQMRKAGDVLSAGSPLRSRDLDTMRDFYDEALAEHLASRKQTGIADLLVRQLSTEPTDTAEPVALADGGEALRRPSVSSRNPLVDTWQRGVDRLAHAWQQGSAGFRTLVDSVIGQESGGDAAAVSPKGARGLMQLMPDTAREVAGELGLPYDEQRLTSDPAYNKALGSAYLGKMLDRYDGQHVLALAAYNAGPGKVDEWLKNNGDPRSGQIGMADWVRSIPYDETRDYTLGVLRRVREAQAPARIPGSGLSPESGLKHAPQEGFKRHADSVAYQGQQPEFVSRPASAAFAQPIRIESKESAS, from the coding sequence ATGAGTATCACCTCGCTCAACCGTCCCATCGTGCCGACAGGCCAGCCCGGAGAGTCGCCCGAGGCGATCCGCCGCGAGCAGTTGCAGGCCGCCTCCGAGCAGTTCGAGGCGATGTTCCTGCAACAGATCCTCAAGCAGATGCGCAAGGCCGGCGACGTGCTCTCCGCCGGCAGCCCGCTGCGCAGCCGCGACCTGGACACCATGCGCGACTTCTACGACGAAGCGCTGGCCGAGCACCTGGCCTCGCGCAAGCAGACCGGCATCGCCGACCTGCTGGTGCGCCAGCTCTCCACCGAGCCGACCGATACCGCCGAGCCCGTCGCGCTCGCCGATGGCGGTGAGGCGCTGCGCCGACCTTCGGTTTCCAGCCGCAATCCGCTGGTGGATACCTGGCAGCGCGGGGTGGACCGTCTCGCCCACGCCTGGCAGCAGGGCAGCGCCGGTTTCCGCACGCTGGTGGACAGCGTGATCGGCCAGGAGTCCGGCGGCGACGCTGCTGCCGTCTCGCCCAAGGGCGCGCGCGGCCTGATGCAGCTGATGCCCGATACCGCCCGTGAAGTGGCCGGCGAACTCGGCCTGCCCTACGACGAACAGCGCCTGACCAGCGACCCGGCCTACAACAAGGCGCTGGGCAGCGCCTACCTGGGCAAGATGCTCGACCGCTACGACGGCCAGCACGTGCTCGCCCTGGCCGCGTACAACGCCGGCCCCGGCAAGGTGGACGAGTGGCTGAAGAACAACGGCGACCCGCGCAGCGGGCAGATCGGCATGGCCGACTGGGTGCGCAGCATTCCCTACGACGAAACCCGCGACTACACCCTCGGCGTACTCCGCCGTGTGCGTGAGGCCCAGGCGCCGGCGCGTATCCCCGGCAGCGGCCTGTCGCCGGAGAGCGGCCTGAAGCACGCGCCGCAGGAAGGATTTAAGCGCCACGCCGATTCCGTCGCCTATCAGGGGCAACAGCCTGAATTTGTTTCCCGACCGGCCTCGGCAGCGTTCGCCCAGCCGATCCGCATCGAGTCGAAGGAGAGTGCGTCTTGA
- the flgK gene encoding flagellar hook-associated protein FlgK yields MSMLSQIGYSGLRAAQIALATSGQNVANANTPGFSRLSPILASLAGEGGLNVGGGVVVTSIRRMANDFQNQQLWRATTEQSYYDSGQQYLSALEGLMGGEGSSISVGLDNFFAALSEATATPGSVALRQQIINETKNLAQRFNGLSGNIDSQLRALQEQRGAMVGEINGLTANLAALNKQIVEVGSSGGDTTALRDHRESLVADLSRYASIRVNEVADGSLTVSLANGQPLVAGNSAGQLAISRTASGEQEIALTFAGTSFPLAQDGMGGSLGALYDTEYDSLRPNQTALHEMAGQFAQMVNDTLANGFDLNGNAGQALLTYNAGSTTAMLSLNDLKPEQLALSDTAGESGNNVNLLKLLDLKGQTITINGSQVTLNDAFAGLLGKVASASRQNQADQKTATTVAAQAQASRDSVSAVSLDEEAVNLITYQQAYQANMKVISTAKELFDSMLAAF; encoded by the coding sequence TTGAGTATGTTGAGCCAGATCGGCTACAGCGGCCTGCGTGCGGCGCAGATTGCCCTGGCCACCTCGGGGCAGAACGTGGCCAACGCCAACACCCCCGGCTTCAGCCGGCTGAGCCCGATCCTCGCCTCGCTGGCCGGTGAAGGCGGCCTGAACGTCGGCGGCGGCGTGGTGGTGACCAGCATCCGCCGCATGGCCAACGACTTCCAGAACCAGCAGCTGTGGCGCGCCACCACCGAGCAGAGCTACTACGACAGCGGCCAGCAGTACCTGTCCGCACTGGAAGGGCTGATGGGCGGCGAGGGTTCGAGCATCAGCGTCGGCCTCGACAACTTCTTCGCCGCGCTCAGCGAGGCTACCGCCACGCCCGGTTCGGTTGCCCTGCGCCAGCAGATCATCAATGAGACCAAGAACCTCGCCCAGCGCTTCAACGGCCTGTCCGGCAATATCGACAGCCAGCTGCGCGCCCTGCAGGAACAGCGCGGCGCCATGGTCGGGGAGATCAACGGGCTGACCGCCAACCTGGCGGCGCTGAACAAGCAGATCGTCGAGGTCGGCTCCTCCGGCGGCGACACCACCGCGCTGCGCGACCACCGCGAGAGCCTGGTGGCGGACCTGTCCAGGTACGCGTCGATCCGCGTCAACGAAGTGGCCGACGGCTCGCTCACCGTGTCGCTCGCCAATGGCCAGCCGCTGGTGGCCGGCAACTCCGCCGGCCAGCTGGCGATCAGCCGCACCGCCAGCGGCGAGCAGGAAATCGCCCTGACCTTCGCCGGCACCAGTTTCCCGCTGGCCCAGGACGGCATGGGCGGCTCCCTCGGCGCGCTGTACGACACCGAGTACGACTCGCTGCGCCCGAACCAGACCGCCCTGCACGAGATGGCCGGCCAGTTCGCGCAGATGGTCAACGACACCCTGGCGAATGGCTTCGACCTGAACGGCAACGCCGGCCAGGCGCTGCTGACCTACAACGCTGGCAGCACCACAGCGATGCTCAGCCTGAACGACCTCAAGCCTGAACAGCTGGCGCTGTCCGACACCGCTGGCGAGTCCGGCAATAACGTCAACCTGCTCAAGCTGCTCGACCTCAAAGGCCAGACCATCACCATCAACGGCAGCCAGGTGACGCTCAACGACGCCTTCGCCGGGCTGCTCGGCAAGGTCGCCAGCGCCAGCCGGCAGAACCAGGCCGACCAGAAGACCGCCACCACCGTGGCGGCCCAGGCGCAAGCCAGCCGGGACAGCGTCAGCGCGGTCAGCCTGGATGAAGAGGCGGTCAACCTGATCACCTACCAGCAGGCCTACCAGGCCAACATGAAAGTCATCAGCACCGCCAAGGAGCTGTTCGACTCGATGCTCGCGGCCTTCTAA